A window of Candidatus Bathyarchaeota archaeon contains these coding sequences:
- a CDS encoding 30S ribosomal protein S6e: protein MAKFKVIVSDPQSGASKVVELEEARATPFIGRKIGETLDGAVVDLPAHKIQVTGGSDKDGVPMRSNVHGGGRRAVVLSGGAGFKSTRKGGRKRKTVRGEIITDEIVQINLKIVERPAGAAPILKPAAKTEQAAPQA from the coding sequence ATGGCAAAGTTCAAAGTCATAGTTTCCGACCCACAATCGGGAGCATCCAAAGTAGTAGAGCTCGAAGAAGCACGCGCAACACCCTTCATCGGCAGAAAAATCGGTGAAACCTTAGACGGCGCAGTAGTAGATTTACCAGCTCACAAAATCCAAGTAACAGGCGGCTCAGACAAAGACGGCGTACCCATGAGATCAAACGTCCATGGCGGTGGCCGCAGAGCAGTAGTTCTCAGTGGAGGAGCAGGTTTCAAATCCACAAGAAAAGGCGGCCGCAAACGCAAAACCGTCCGCGGAGAAATCATAACTGACGAAATCGTCCAAATTAACCTCAAAATCGTTGAACGCCCCGCGGGAGCAGCCCCAATACTGAAACCAGCAGCTAAAACTGAGCAGGCTGCACCTCAAGCCTAA
- a CDS encoding MFS transporter → MWRLGFFFHEIAFGLLSVFIPLYLVAFNDTSILGGPLVALGIMTSIAVFASIPASFLWGYLCDATRHYKAFILLSFSSSAIILFLMTLPVAQNILVFVALYVVMQVLHVSHEAPKNVLIAEHYSRDEWERSYGFYEALTEVGFILGLVIGLVFSLGLFSFTATLSSGVLATYTLYLCSILSLIAFILSVVLIADPMMIFERRLVGIERKIDFAYRGIESYSLRWKGSLKQENFRGFALAIVVFALATSLFFTPLPVYLKEIFNGQESMVYISYILVSIGATAGYLLIRNKARSMDLRKQLPRFVLFRSVLILALIGVIEFAFFPTLSTGLILIFLGFAFGMYYIMMISLSMELIPEGKSGLFDGLVGLGTGIGAFFGPYISAQLSYLSTFLIAASAFFLAFLILKVVAIKNR, encoded by the coding sequence ATGTGGCGGCTTGGATTCTTCTTTCACGAGATAGCGTTCGGACTGTTAAGCGTCTTCATACCGCTATATCTAGTCGCCTTTAACGACACCAGCATCCTAGGCGGACCACTCGTAGCATTAGGTATCATGACTTCGATAGCGGTTTTTGCTTCCATTCCCGCCTCGTTTCTGTGGGGTTACCTCTGCGACGCAACCCGCCACTACAAAGCCTTCATACTGCTCTCTTTCTCTTCTTCAGCCATAATTCTGTTCCTTATGACGTTACCAGTAGCTCAAAACATACTTGTCTTCGTCGCCCTCTACGTCGTCATGCAGGTGCTGCACGTCTCTCATGAAGCACCAAAAAACGTCCTCATAGCCGAGCACTACAGCCGAGACGAGTGGGAGAGGTCTTATGGGTTCTACGAAGCCTTAACCGAGGTCGGTTTCATCTTGGGGCTGGTCATCGGGTTAGTGTTTAGTTTGGGGTTGTTTAGCTTTACTGCTACTTTGAGTTCAGGGGTTTTAGCAACCTACACGCTCTACCTCTGTAGCATACTAAGCCTGATTGCGTTCATACTGTCGGTTGTGTTAATCGCAGATCCCATGATGATTTTTGAGAGGCGCCTAGTTGGCATTGAGAGAAAAATCGACTTCGCCTACCGCGGCATAGAATCCTACAGCTTACGCTGGAAGGGTTCGCTTAAACAGGAAAACTTTAGAGGCTTCGCCCTAGCAATCGTAGTGTTTGCACTTGCCACAAGCCTCTTTTTCACGCCGCTCCCTGTCTACCTAAAAGAGATTTTCAATGGACAAGAAAGCATGGTTTACATCTCCTACATTCTGGTCTCCATCGGCGCAACTGCAGGGTATCTGTTGATTCGAAACAAGGCACGCTCGATGGATCTACGCAAACAACTCCCCCGTTTCGTCCTCTTCCGCAGTGTACTTATTTTAGCTTTGATCGGCGTTATCGAATTTGCCTTTTTCCCCACCCTCTCCACTGGGCTCATCCTCATCTTCTTAGGCTTCGCGTTTGGCATGTACTACATCATGATGATTTCTCTATCCATGGAGCTTATCCCAGAGGGTAAATCTGGATTATTCGATGGCTTGGTCGGTTTAGGCACAGGCATCGGCGCATTCTTTGGACCCTACATATCAGCGCAACTTAGCTATCTCTCAACGTTTTTGATTGCTGCTTCCGCTTTCTTTTTGGCTTTCCTTATCCTGAAAGTCGTGGCAATCAAAAACAGATAA
- a CDS encoding NUDIX domain-containing protein: MLREKSCGAVIFINNQEKTRYLMLNYTAGHWDFVKGNQEVNETEKQTVTRELMEETGITDAHFIDGFRESINYFYRRQGQTINKEVVFFIIESNVEEVQISFEHIGYIWLDYKQTMEKLTFKNAKDILLKAHDFLQKKGLVRD; encoded by the coding sequence GTGCTCCGCGAAAAATCTTGTGGCGCAGTTATATTCATTAACAATCAAGAAAAAACCCGCTACCTCATGTTAAACTACACTGCGGGGCACTGGGACTTCGTTAAAGGCAACCAAGAAGTCAACGAAACCGAAAAACAAACCGTAACACGGGAATTGATGGAGGAAACAGGCATAACCGACGCACACTTCATCGACGGTTTCCGTGAATCCATCAACTACTTTTACCGCCGACAGGGCCAAACCATAAACAAAGAAGTCGTATTCTTCATAATCGAATCCAACGTTGAAGAGGTCCAAATCTCGTTTGAACACATCGGTTACATCTGGCTGGACTACAAGCAGACGATGGAGAAGTTAACTTTCAAAAACGCCAAAGACATCCTGCTTAAAGCGCACGATTTCTTGCAGAAGAAAGGGTTAGTGAGAGACTAA
- a CDS encoding translation initiation factor IF-2 subunit gamma, with protein MSNPSKAPLPKQPEVNIGTIGHVDHGKTTLVQALTGTWASRHSEELKRGITIKLGYADMPIYKCPKCPEPKNYTIHPVCQNCNSPAEFVRAISFVDAPGHEALMATMLSGAAIMDGAILVIAADEPCPQPQTREHLAAAEVSGIKNMIIVQNKIDIVDNKRALESYKEIKAFVKGTVAENAPIIPISAQRMINIDVLLDAIQTIIPTPHRDPNLPPMMYIIRSFDTNKPGTTIEGLEGGIIGGTIVQGKFSVGDEIEIRPGIMAEREGKTVYDPLISEIVSLHAGDQQVKEATCGGLIGVGTLLDPSYSKADGLTGSIAGKTGQLPPTVTEITMETHVLERAVGTKELLKVEKINPDEALLLHIGAAVNVGKVVNIKQNTIKVKLTRPICALPGSRVAISRKITARWRLIGYGLIK; from the coding sequence ATGAGTAACCCATCTAAGGCTCCACTACCCAAACAGCCAGAAGTCAACATCGGCACCATAGGTCACGTTGACCACGGCAAAACAACACTTGTCCAGGCATTAACAGGCACTTGGGCTTCACGGCACAGTGAAGAACTCAAACGTGGCATCACTATAAAACTCGGCTACGCAGACATGCCCATATACAAATGCCCCAAATGCCCCGAACCCAAAAACTACACCATCCACCCCGTCTGCCAAAACTGCAACAGCCCAGCCGAATTCGTCCGCGCCATCAGCTTTGTTGACGCACCTGGACACGAAGCCTTAATGGCAACCATGCTCAGCGGCGCAGCCATCATGGACGGCGCCATCCTCGTTATCGCCGCAGATGAACCCTGCCCTCAACCCCAAACCCGAGAGCATCTTGCAGCGGCAGAAGTCAGCGGCATCAAAAACATGATTATAGTTCAAAACAAAATCGACATAGTTGACAATAAACGAGCCCTAGAAAGCTACAAGGAAATCAAAGCCTTCGTTAAAGGCACGGTGGCTGAAAACGCACCCATCATCCCAATCTCAGCTCAACGTATGATTAACATCGACGTCTTACTTGACGCCATACAAACCATCATCCCAACCCCTCACCGTGACCCAAACCTGCCACCGATGATGTACATCATCCGTTCTTTTGACACAAACAAACCAGGCACCACCATCGAAGGCTTAGAAGGCGGCATCATAGGCGGCACCATAGTGCAAGGCAAATTCTCGGTAGGCGACGAAATAGAAATCCGCCCCGGCATCATGGCAGAGCGAGAAGGCAAAACCGTCTACGACCCCCTCATAAGCGAAATCGTCAGTTTACATGCAGGCGACCAACAAGTCAAAGAAGCCACCTGCGGCGGACTCATCGGCGTCGGCACCCTACTCGATCCCTCCTACTCTAAAGCAGACGGCTTAACAGGTAGCATCGCAGGCAAAACAGGGCAACTGCCTCCAACCGTGACAGAAATCACCATGGAGACACATGTGCTTGAGCGTGCAGTGGGAACTAAAGAACTCCTCAAGGTAGAGAAAATCAACCCTGACGAAGCGCTGCTGCTTCACATTGGCGCGGCGGTTAACGTAGGAAAAGTCGTCAACATAAAGCAGAACACCATAAAAGTCAAGTTGACAAGACCCATCTGCGCATTGCCAGGTTCACGGGTTGCCATCAGCAGAAAAATCACTGCCCGATGGAGACTCATCGGATACGGACTCATAAAGTAG